One genomic segment of Paenibacillus xylanexedens includes these proteins:
- a CDS encoding NADAR family protein, translated as MEKFTFFWRTASPFSQWHPADFTMNGVHYTSAEQYMMHQKALLFGDQTIADKILKASSASVQKKLGRQVTGFDQTLWEAECQRIVYEGNLAKFTQNKELLTALRATRGTTLVEASPDDRIWGVGLAEEDLRIRNRRTWRGTNWLGEILTRLREDIGSDSDE; from the coding sequence GCAGTGGCACCCGGCGGATTTTACCATGAACGGGGTTCACTACACGAGTGCGGAGCAATACATGATGCACCAGAAAGCGCTGCTGTTTGGCGATCAGACCATCGCAGACAAGATTCTGAAGGCAAGCTCTGCTTCGGTACAAAAAAAGCTGGGCAGACAGGTCACGGGCTTTGACCAGACTTTATGGGAAGCTGAGTGCCAGCGCATCGTTTACGAGGGTAATTTGGCCAAATTTACACAAAACAAAGAACTGCTAACCGCGCTGCGCGCCACTCGTGGAACGACTCTCGTGGAAGCAAGTCCGGATGATCGTATCTGGGGTGTGGGGCTGGCGGAGGAAGATCTGCGTATTCGGAATAGAAGAACATGGCGGGGAACCAACTGGCTGGGTGAGATTCTTACCCGTCTAAGAGAAGATATAGGAAGTGATTCAGATGAGTGA
- a CDS encoding TIGR02452 family protein: MRASIAQQTLAILDEGQYVNGYDRKVEIGIDVQHAIRNSVLYRPSELSGLRGKLRTEARAETHSVASSTEAEAASVSVRIEVTGETTLGAASRLTVAEGREDVVCLNFASAKNPGGGFLGGSQAQEESLARATGLYPCIAQMDEMYEYNRKQRSGLYSNHMIYSPDVPVIRDDEDRLLDQYYVSSFITAPAVNAGVVKERGEADDLQIESVMKERIRYILDVAVTNGHRTIVLGAYGCGVFRNEPAVVAKYFHDVLVGEGFKDSFERIVFAVYDRSSGQRTLKAFQRFLTEA, encoded by the coding sequence ATGCGGGCCAGTATCGCACAGCAGACGCTGGCTATTTTGGATGAAGGGCAATACGTAAATGGGTATGATCGCAAGGTTGAGATAGGTATCGATGTGCAGCATGCCATTCGAAATTCGGTATTATATCGTCCTTCGGAGCTTTCCGGACTCAGGGGAAAGCTCCGTACAGAAGCTCGCGCAGAAACTCATTCGGTAGCCTCATCAACTGAAGCTGAAGCTGCATCTGTGTCAGTTCGCATTGAGGTTACTGGCGAGACTACACTTGGAGCGGCTTCACGTTTGACAGTAGCTGAAGGAAGAGAAGATGTGGTCTGTTTGAACTTTGCATCGGCAAAAAATCCTGGCGGCGGTTTCCTTGGTGGAAGTCAGGCACAGGAAGAGAGTCTGGCCCGAGCGACAGGACTATACCCGTGCATCGCCCAAATGGATGAAATGTACGAGTACAATCGCAAACAGCGATCGGGTCTCTATTCGAATCATATGATCTATTCTCCGGATGTTCCGGTGATCCGTGATGATGAAGACCGACTGCTGGACCAATATTATGTATCATCCTTCATCACTGCGCCAGCGGTGAATGCGGGTGTGGTGAAAGAGCGTGGAGAAGCTGATGATCTACAGATTGAGTCCGTGATGAAGGAACGTATCCGTTATATTCTGGACGTGGCTGTTACGAATGGTCATCGGACGATTGTTCTCGGTGCATATGGTTGTGGAGTATTTCGTAATGAACCGGCAGTGGTGGCGAAGTATTTTCATGATGTGTTAGTGGGAGAGGGATTTAAGGACTCCTTTGAACGAATTGTATTTGCTGTATATGATCGATCCTCAGGTCAGCGAACATTAAAGGCATTTCAACGTTTTTTGACAGAGGCCTAA
- a CDS encoding macro domain-containing protein, which yields MSTRLRTAERFGLENLQEQAKQEPLEIGRCYPVGRTMNLVTKAKFSNKPTYQSLTNAVESMRDVCMKDGITKLAMPRIGCGLDRLKWEKVSPIIQEAFADTDVEIIVCTL from the coding sequence ATGAGTACACGCTTGCGCACTGCGGAGCGATTTGGTTTGGAAAATCTTCAAGAGCAGGCCAAACAAGAGCCGCTTGAGATTGGACGATGTTATCCGGTAGGACGGACGATGAATCTGGTCACCAAGGCAAAGTTCTCCAATAAGCCGACGTATCAATCGTTGACTAATGCGGTAGAATCCATGCGGGACGTATGTATGAAGGATGGCATTACGAAACTGGCTATGCCCCGAATAGGATGCGGGTTGGACAGGCTAAAGTGGGAGAAAGTCAGTCCGATTATCCAGGAGGCTTTTGCCGATACGGATGTTGAGATCATTGTCTGTACACTGTGA